The genomic region GAGTTCCGCCCATCCGGCCAGTTCCTCATCCGAATAGCCGCCGTGATACAGGGGCTGGTTTTCGGGCCCGTGCAGCCGCACGTACACAAACGGACCGGTGGTGCGCAGCAGGCAGGGCAGTCCAAAGCCGTTCATGATGCAGTACGCCGCGCGGTGCTGTTCCAGCAGCGAGAAAACGGGTTCGGTATGCCAGGTCGGATGCCGGAACTCCACGGTCAGCGGAATCCGGTCGGGCATCGTTTCCAGAAAATAGGCCAGCCGGTCGTAGTTCAGCGCAAAACGGGGCGAAAGCTGGACCAGAAGCACGGCTTTTTTGTCGCCCAGCGCGTCCCAGCCCTCGGCTATCCGGTCGATCCAGGCTTCCGGCTCTTTCAGGTTTTTGACGTGGGTCAGCCAGCGCGGCGCCTTCACGCTCATCACGAAGCCTTCGGGAAGGCGCGTCTGCCAGCCGGCAAAGGTTTCGGTTTTGGGCCAGCGGTAAAAACTGCTGTTGAGCTCGACGGTGGTGAATTGCCGGAGATAATACCCGAGCCGCCGGGCGACCGGCGTTTTGGGCGGATACAGCACGTCCTGCCAATGGTCGTAACTCCAGCCTGAGGTTCCGATGTGAATACCCATGTTGTCCGATTTGTCCCGCTGTTTGGGCTAATAACCGTCCGCTTCGGCTTTCGTCCCGGTCTGTTTCCAAAAAAATAGCCATTTGCCGTACCGAACGGCGGCTAAAAGACGTTTACTTAAACGGACTCAACGGACGGATTTTTTTATCTTGAGCCGTTTTTTCTCTGAATCGCTAAACGGACGCTGGCTTTTGGCATCAAACGGCCGTCGACCGCCAATATAACCCGGCTATGTATACCCAACTGAACTCTTCCCCCGAGGCGCAAACCCAGCAGAAAGCCCTGCTCTACACGGCGCTGCTGTCTGCGGTGGTGCTTCTGCTGCTGTTTCTGGCCCGTTTTACGTTTACCCCGCCGAAAGATACGGTGGACCGGCCGGTGATCGACAGCCTGCAGATCGCCTACATTCCACTGCGCATCGAACGCCAGCCCCAGCGGACGCCGGTAGCCGTCAAGGAAGTAGGCGGGCGCGCCGCCGCCCCGGTGGCCCGCTGGAAACCCACCCCCACGGAGGCCCGCCCGACGGAAGGGCTACCGGGCAACAGCAAGCCGAATATTGTCAGCAACCAGCCCTCGCCCGTGGAAGAACCTAAAGTGGACGAACACGGCCTTTTCAAGAAAGTGGATAAACCCGGCAACGGCTCCACCATGAACAGCCGCAACACGGAAGGCGGCAACCCCAACGGCCAGCCGGGCGGCAGCATCGCCGGTCCGGGCGGTACGGGCGGTATCGGCCTCGACCTGACCGGCTTCCGGTTCGGACGGCTGTCGGTCGCCCCGGACCCTTACGACGAAACGGGCCGCATTATTTTTGTGGTGCGGGTAAACGCGCAGGGACGGGTGCTGTCGCTGACGGTGAAAAACACGACGGTATCTCCCAGCGTGGTCGCCTGGTACCGCGAACAGCTCGAACGGGTAACGCTGGTTCCCACCTCCTCGGGCGACCGCCCGGAAATCTCGACGGGGCAGATCAGTTTGAAGATTACGGCGAAGTAAGCGGTTGCATCGCGGAGTTAACCGGAGGCGAGCAGAATGGAGCGGAGAAGAAGTGAAGCCGGAGAGATCCCCGGAATTGACGGCCTCTTCGCCCCTGTTTCAACTCCCCCGCTTAACGCGGCTCTGCCTAACCGTTCAAACCAGCACTTCTTTCTCCACCGGCTTCCGGTTTTTCCAGGCTTTGTATGTTCCTTTAATCCACTGATTTGCCGGCTCTTCGATGTATTGATTCATGAACGTGGCGAGGGCGATCACTACCGCGAGGGCAATTAGCGAGGCTTCGATGCGGGAAAAATGATACCGTTCGATCAGGGTCGGAATGATCACTTTCGTGGAGACAAACTGGTGAATCAGGTATAGTGAATACGAAATCCGGCCGAGGAACAGGGTAATTTTATTCTTTATAAAACCGAGCCTGCCATAACAGAAAAGGTAAAAAACGGCGAAGTAAAAAGCGGTGATGGCCGCGTGCATGGCCTGATTCATGTGCTTGTAGCTATGCCCGCCCCGGTCGTGCAGCAGACAGGCAAACAGCAGGCAGCCCAGTAGCACGAGGTGGTCGTACCACCGCTGGCGCGCCCGCAGGTTGAAAAAGACAATCCCGGCGAAAAACAGCGGGGCGTGGCTGAGGAACGAAATCCGTTTTGTGATGGCCGGGTAAGCTTCCGGAAAAAACGACAGCCCCGCCAGATGAAACACCAGCAGTAAGAGCAACGCTATCAGGCCGTTTCGGTAAATACTCTGGACGCTTCGGGTAAACAGCACCAGCAGCATCAGGGCGTAAAAAACCAGTTCTACCCAGAGCGTCCAGTACGGCCCGTCGAGGTCCTGTTTGTCGAAAAGCCGCTGAAACATGGTCAGGTTCATCGGAATCATCGTGAACCGGAAACCGCCCCGGTCGAAGAAGTAGAACAGAACTCCAGTGAAGAGGACGGCAAACCAGTAGGCCGGGTACAGCCGGGCGAAGCGGGAGACGACAAAATCGCGCCAGTCGCGGGTCCGGTTCAGGGTCAGGAAAATAACGTAGCCGCTGATGATGAAGAACAGGTCAACGCCGGTGACGCCGTAAATCAGGGGCGTATGGCTGTATTCGGTCCTCATCACGTAGTGAAAACCCACGACCAGCAGGGCGGCAATTCCGCGCAGGGCATCCAGTTCCTCAATTCGTTTCAAACTCATGACGCGTACGGTGGCGACGGGCCGTTTTGCCCGCCTTCCGGCAGGAAAGTGCAAATACTACGCCAGCTTTGCCGCAGTTGCCGCCCGGTGCCGATTAACGTTAGGGATGAATTGAGTGATTGAGCGATTTAGTGGTCCGCCGCAGCGCCGAGTCAGTGGATCGGCCGCTAAAACAGCTCATGTATGGCTATTCCTGTTCTTATTTTTACCTTAGGGGCTACATAATTCATCGTTTAAACTGGAATAATTTATGAAAACGGATCGGTTTACTATCCTCCTGCTGCTGTTTATCTGTAGTCAGTTAGCCGCCAAAGCCCAACGGGTCAATCCCTGGCTTGATTCGACTCAGGTTAACCATTCAAAAATTCCTCTCAGTGTTGCAAATGGGGTTATAGTTAGTCCAAACGAAGTGAACACTGACTTCATTCTGTCAGTGACCGTTATTCGGGATAAACAGACCAACGAGCGGTACGGAACTTTAGCGGAGAATGGCTGCATCTATCTCGAAGCAGACCAACAGTTTGATGTGGTTACTCCCCATCTGTATTTGTCGAAAAAACGATTACCCGCATCGGTACGAACCGTGGTTTTCATGCTCAATGGGCATCTGGTTTCTGATACGCTCCAAATCTCGAAAGGCTCCATCCGCAGAGTGGATGTACTGCTCGGTTCGAATCACGTTGGCGTGCCAGCAGATTCCGCGTGCCTAAGCATCTGGACCTTGAGCGATGAAGAACGCGGAGTGCCTGGACCTAAAAATGAGCTGCGAATCCGGGGAGACCAAAAAGCCGAGTAATGAACTCCAAACAGGGCATGTGGCCGTATTCGGTCCTCATC from Tellurirhabdus rosea harbors:
- a CDS encoding DUF72 domain-containing protein, which translates into the protein MGIHIGTSGWSYDHWQDVLYPPKTPVARRLGYYLRQFTTVELNSSFYRWPKTETFAGWQTRLPEGFVMSVKAPRWLTHVKNLKEPEAWIDRIAEGWDALGDKKAVLLVQLSPRFALNYDRLAYFLETMPDRIPLTVEFRHPTWHTEPVFSLLEQHRAAYCIMNGFGLPCLLRTTGPFVYVRLHGPENQPLYHGGYSDEELAGWAELVREWHRAGKDVYVYFNNDIGGHAVRNALTLRALLG
- a CDS encoding acyltransferase family protein codes for the protein MSLKRIEELDALRGIAALLVVGFHYVMRTEYSHTPLIYGVTGVDLFFIISGYVIFLTLNRTRDWRDFVVSRFARLYPAYWFAVLFTGVLFYFFDRGGFRFTMIPMNLTMFQRLFDKQDLDGPYWTLWVELVFYALMLLVLFTRSVQSIYRNGLIALLLLLVFHLAGLSFFPEAYPAITKRISFLSHAPLFFAGIVFFNLRARQRWYDHLVLLGCLLFACLLHDRGGHSYKHMNQAMHAAITAFYFAVFYLFCYGRLGFIKNKITLFLGRISYSLYLIHQFVSTKVIIPTLIERYHFSRIEASLIALAVVIALATFMNQYIEEPANQWIKGTYKAWKNRKPVEKEVLV